One Tenebrio molitor chromosome 2, icTenMoli1.1, whole genome shotgun sequence genomic region harbors:
- the sav gene encoding scaffold protein salvador, with the protein MLSRKNKDLKTIKEGVVGKYVKKDTPPEMPIINVWTTEPKRRLSNQSRSSLPPSLNRGMNQNSITVQKFGNQKTTISSGLGAHQGKYTPSSSVPDLATRFANLSTNNENNSLYINAPSSSTSSAQHIYMNQHISPTYSDNSANANYVEIDQIYPLTSQDNNLNYNRNHSPIYQNTSDSACKSQDTTPIYSNTNVERYSNPLQGMSYGESLAHHLRHTLGRNESSQEQSDELPLPPGWSVDYTLRGRKYYIDHNTKTTHWSHPLEREGLPTGWQCVHSPHYGIYYVNHITKQAQYEHPCLVPCYNYQPEVRYLDPPRTTHYQPHSVLVPANPYLLQEIPHWLNIYFKASPDLDHKLRWDMFRLQELDCYNGMLTRLYKQELQYIVMRYETYRSALLVEMEKFRNSRNNTGAVTGQ; encoded by the exons ATGTTATCACGAAAAAACAAGGATTTGAAGACGATCAAAGAAGGGGTGGTTGGAAAATACGTCAAAAAAGACACCCCCCCTGAAATGCCAA TCATAAATGTCTGGACCACGGAGCCAAAGAGGAGACTTTCTAATCAAAGTCGGTCATCCCTACCTCCGTCTTTGAACCGGGGGATGAACCAAAATAGTATTACAGTGCAGAAATTTGGCAATCAAAAGACTACTATCAGTTCTGGCTTGGGGGCGCACCAAGGCAAGTACACTCCCAGCTCTTCTGTGCCTGATCTAGCGACGAG ATTTGCCAATCTGTCaacaaataatgaaaataattcattGTACATAAATGCCCCAAGTTCCTCAACATCTTCAGCACAACATATCTATATGAATCAGCATATAAGCCCAACATACAGTGATAATTCAGcg AATGCAAATTATGTGGAAATTGACCAGATTTATCCCTTGACTTCTCAGgataacaatttaaattataacaGAAATCATTCGCCCATTTATCAAAATACCAGTGACAGTGCTTGCAAGAGTCAAGATACAACACCTATTTATAGTAACACGAATGTGGAAAGATACTCAAATCCTTTGCAAGGCATGTCTTATGGGGAATCCCTTGCACATCACCTTCGACACACTTTGGGAAGAAATGAAAGTAGTCAAG AGCAATCGGACGAGTTGCCGCTGCCCCCAGGATGGTCAGTAGATTACACTTTGAGAGGCCGCAAGTATTACATCGATCATAATACCAAAACTACCCATTGGTCACACCCTTTAGAACGAGAAGGTCTTCCAACGGGGTGGCAGTGTGTGCATTCGCCCCATTACGGCATATATTATGTCAA TCACATTACCAAACAAGCTCAATACGAGCATCCTTGTCTAGTGCCTTGTTATAATTATCAACCAGAAGTGAGATATTTAGATCCTCCGAGGACGACTCATTACCAGCCACACAGTGTCTTAGTCCCAGCAAATCCATATTTACTCCAAGAAATTCCTCATTGgcttaatatttattttaagg CGAGTCCCGATCTGGATCACAAGCTGAGGTGGGACATGTTTCGTCTCCAAGAGTTGGATTGTTACAACGGTATGCTGACGCGCCTTTACAAGCAAGAATTGCAGTATATTGTAATGCGATATGAGACCTACAG GTCTGCTTTACTTGTCGAGATGGAAAAGTTTCGAAACAGTCGAAACAACACAGGGGCTGTGACTGGTCAATAA
- the LOC138124985 gene encoding solute carrier family 25 member 45-like → MKMGLTIDDFIAGWIGGICGVIVGHPLDTMKVRQQTLGTTMFVAVRRTFKYERIRGFFKGMLFPLLAVGPSNAVFFGVYGNVINVMQQTSKRNHDISITDQVAIRRVYVAGVAGGVFQVLITCPFEYIKTILQTRTGGRGSWKKHYEVPYTGSIDALLGIVRDRGFRGLFRGVTPMMLRDVPTSGLYTLTYEMLMYYNFSKCETPVLVKQSIAGGSAGVASWMFVIPLDVVKSRIQADNPANPVYRGMVDCFYKSYKSHGFSVFFRGAPAILVRTFLVNAVVFIGYEATLAAAR, encoded by the exons ATGAAAATGGGTCTTACTATTGATGATTTCATAGCAGGATGGATTGGAG GGATATGTGGAGTCATCGTTGGTCACCCTCTGGATACAATGAAAGTGAGACAGCAAACCCTCGGTACCACCATGTTCGTCGCCGTCCGAAGAACTTTTAAATACGAAAGAATACGTGGTTTCTTCAAAGGGATGCTCTTTCCTTTATTGGCAGTAGGTCCATCAAACGCTGTGTTTTTTGGAGTATACGGAAACGTAATTAACGTAATGCAGCAGACTAGCAAACGCAACCACGACATCTCCATAACAGATCAAGTCGCAATAAGACGCGTATACGTAGCAG GAGTCGCAGGAGGGGTCTTCCAAGTCTTAATTACGTGTCCATTTGAGTACATCAAGACAATTTTACAAACAAGAACTGGCGGCCGAGGATCCTGGAAGAAACACTACGAAGTACCCTACACCGGTTCCATCGACGCCCTTCTGGGAATCGTACGAGACAGAGGATTTAGAGGACTCTTTCGCGGAGTGACTCCAATGATGTTAAG AGATGTACCAACTAGTGGTCTGTACACTTTAACGTACGAAATGTTGATGTACTATAACTTTAGTAAGTGTGAAACTCCGGTTTTGGTCAAACAAAGCATCGCTGGAGGAAGCGCAG GTGTTGCTTCGTGGATGTTCGTGATTCCACTAGACGTCGTCAAGTCGCGAATCCAAGCAGACAACCCCGCGAATCCCGTATATCGTGGAATGGTGGATTGTTTCTACAAGTCGTACAAGTCGCATGGTTTTAGTGTGTTCTTTAGAGGGGCGCCCGCAATTCTCGTACGAACATTTCTGGTAAATGCTGTTGTGTTCATCGGGTATGAAGCGACACTAGCCGCGGCTAGGTGA
- the LOC138124987 gene encoding uncharacterized protein, protein MAMFNFPWIRRFIRKHMSYVPEERAHIWKQRLSVVYMLVAWNAFGFVVYNIYKGNSDWARKYKSDAELSLTPAQQWSRTLGIKDAKVIKVSGLNVSNYEIHNDFDEASNNATGNEAVQE, encoded by the exons ATGGCAATGTTCAACTTCCCGTGGATAAGAAGGTTTATACGAAAACACATGAGTTATGTACCTGAAGAGAGGGCACATATTTGGAAACAAAGACTGTCCGTGGTGTACATGTTGGTGGCGTGGAACGCATTCGGCTTTGTGGTGTACAATATATACAAAGGCAACTCTGATTGGGCCAGAAAGTACAAATCAGACGCAGAATTAAGTTTAACGCCAG CGCAACAATGGTCAAGAACTTTAGGCATAAAGGATGCAAAAGTCATAAAAGTATCTGGACTAAATGTATCTAACTATGAAATCCACAATGATTTCGATGAAGCGTCGAATAATGCAACTGGGAATGAAGCAGTACAAGAATAA